From the genome of Amycolatopsis sp. NBC_01488, one region includes:
- a CDS encoding ABC transporter permease subunit, with amino-acid sequence MGNLIKAEFRKTLSLNTWWVLLIPLALVAFWLTFAWGKITNDFADFLGSEDARQVTELIGLDPAKVPVGLLALAHGVNIAQIVPALFGVFALAGEYRSRTITTTFLTAPNRISALTAKMLTYVAWGAIYGLVSFGVSALAVMASVDSGRWPSAGQWLAALGGTVLAAVLVTLFGIGFGAVLRSVPLAVVLLLVWFLIVENVLVIMFWGWGDVRILGGILPNGTANGIVGGIAADAFGFNSLNLPSSVDSGSQLLLQLTAGAPGVLSWWASALIFFAWTMLFFGLGWAGNQRRDIT; translated from the coding sequence ATGGGCAACCTGATCAAGGCGGAGTTCCGCAAGACGCTGTCGCTGAACACGTGGTGGGTGCTGCTGATCCCGCTGGCGCTGGTGGCGTTCTGGCTGACGTTCGCATGGGGCAAGATCACCAACGACTTCGCGGACTTCCTCGGCTCGGAAGACGCCCGCCAGGTCACCGAGCTGATCGGCCTGGACCCGGCCAAGGTGCCGGTGGGGCTGCTGGCGCTGGCGCACGGCGTGAACATCGCGCAGATCGTGCCGGCGCTGTTCGGCGTCTTCGCGCTGGCGGGCGAGTACCGCAGCAGGACGATCACGACGACGTTCCTCACGGCCCCGAACCGGATCTCCGCGCTGACCGCGAAGATGCTCACTTACGTGGCGTGGGGCGCGATCTACGGCCTGGTCAGCTTCGGCGTCTCGGCGCTCGCGGTGATGGCGTCGGTCGATTCGGGCCGCTGGCCGTCCGCGGGTCAGTGGCTGGCCGCGCTCGGCGGGACCGTGCTTGCGGCGGTGCTGGTGACCTTGTTCGGCATCGGCTTCGGCGCGGTGCTGCGCAGCGTGCCGCTGGCCGTGGTGCTGCTGCTGGTGTGGTTCCTGATCGTCGAGAACGTCCTGGTGATCATGTTCTGGGGCTGGGGCGACGTCCGCATCCTGGGCGGGATCCTGCCGAACGGCACCGCGAACGGCATCGTCGGCGGCATCGCCGCGGACGCCTTCGGGTTCAACTCGCTCAACCTGCCGAGCAGCGTGGACTCCGGGTCGCAGCTGCTGCTGCAGCTCACGGCGGGCGCACCGGGCGTGCTGTCCTGGTGGGCGTCGGCGTTGATCTTCTTCGCGTGGACGATGCTGTTCTTCGGCCTCGGCTGGGCGGGCAACCAGCGCCGCGACATCACGTAG
- a CDS encoding ABC transporter ATP-binding protein yields the protein MHDGSGRIVVQNLSKQFGAVNAVQNLSFTVEPGSVTGFLGPNGAGKTTTLRMLLGLVTPTSGSATINGRPHSQLGNPARIVGSVLENEGFHPSRTARNHLRVYAAAIGVPDQRADQVLGLVGLGSAADRKAGGFSLGMRQRLALATALLGDPQVLVLDEPTNGLDPEGILWLRNFLRSYAREQRRTVLVSSHLLNEVEQLIDQVVIISQGVTRYYGSLDQLRKSQQSRVLVQPADPAALVKALQENGITAVSPTPDGRVAVAGSSVQQIGDIAAKAGIAVYGMQEDHADLERMFFQLTQGQFTGGAAYPPQPQYQGPPPGYPPSGPQHQQQYRGGPQR from the coding sequence ATGCACGACGGCAGTGGCCGGATTGTGGTGCAGAACCTGAGCAAGCAGTTCGGCGCGGTGAACGCGGTGCAGAACCTCAGTTTCACGGTCGAGCCGGGTTCGGTGACGGGTTTCCTGGGCCCGAACGGCGCCGGGAAGACGACGACGCTCCGGATGCTGCTCGGGCTGGTGACGCCCACGTCGGGTTCGGCGACGATCAACGGGCGCCCGCACTCGCAGCTGGGGAACCCGGCGCGGATCGTGGGCTCGGTGCTGGAGAACGAGGGTTTCCACCCGAGCCGGACGGCGCGCAACCACCTCCGTGTGTACGCGGCGGCCATCGGGGTGCCGGACCAGCGGGCGGACCAGGTGCTCGGCCTGGTCGGCCTGGGCAGCGCCGCGGACCGGAAGGCCGGCGGGTTCTCGCTCGGCATGCGGCAGCGGCTGGCGCTGGCGACGGCGTTGCTGGGTGACCCGCAGGTGCTGGTGCTGGACGAGCCGACGAACGGCCTCGACCCCGAAGGCATCCTGTGGCTGCGGAACTTCCTGCGCTCGTACGCGCGGGAGCAGCGGCGGACGGTGCTCGTGTCGAGCCACCTGCTCAACGAGGTCGAGCAGCTGATCGACCAGGTCGTCATCATCAGCCAGGGCGTCACGCGCTACTACGGCTCGCTCGACCAGCTGCGCAAGAGCCAGCAGTCGCGGGTGCTGGTGCAGCCGGCGGACCCGGCCGCGCTGGTGAAGGCGTTGCAGGAGAACGGCATCACCGCGGTTTCGCCGACGCCGGACGGCCGGGTCGCGGTCGCCGGGTCGAGCGTCCAGCAGATCGGGGACATCGCCGCGAAGGCGGGCATCGCGGTCTACGGGATGCAGGAGGACCACGCCGACCTGGAGCGGATGTTCTTCCAGCTGACGCAGGGCCAGTTCACCGGCGGGGCGGCGTACCCGCCGCAGCCGCAGTACCAGGGCCCGCCGCCGGGGTATCCGCCGTCGGGTCCGCAGCACCAGCAGCAGTACCGGGGAGGACCGCAGCGGTGA
- a CDS encoding sensor histidine kinase — MHAVHAVSGDSKYAVYAAAPVDPAGQATVDTVRTTLTAGVPAVALLIGVIAWLAVRRSLRPVEAIRGEVAEIGAHDLSRRVPDPRTGDEIARLAGTMNTMLGRLDEAVTRQSRFTSDASHELRTPLASMRTQLEVLLAHPDRLDWRAACENALLDVTRLQDLVADLVLLGKLDAGPERLEPVALAEVVEAAVAGHDVHVEVRGTPVVRGHRSRLERLVRNLVDNARRHASSRVDVEVSVVDGQAVVSVGDDGPGIPEADRERVFDRFVRLDDGRARDEGGAGLGLAIVADVARAHGGTAAVESGSRFVVRFPELKTS, encoded by the coding sequence ATGCACGCCGTCCACGCCGTCAGCGGCGACAGCAAGTACGCCGTCTACGCCGCCGCCCCGGTCGACCCCGCCGGGCAGGCGACCGTCGACACCGTCCGCACCACGCTCACCGCGGGCGTCCCCGCGGTCGCGCTGCTGATCGGCGTCATCGCCTGGCTCGCCGTCCGGCGGTCGCTGCGGCCGGTCGAGGCCATCCGCGGCGAGGTCGCCGAGATCGGCGCGCACGACCTGAGCCGCCGCGTCCCGGACCCGCGCACCGGCGACGAGATCGCGCGCCTCGCCGGGACGATGAACACCATGCTCGGGCGGCTCGACGAAGCCGTCACGCGGCAGAGCCGGTTCACCTCCGACGCGTCGCATGAGCTGCGCACCCCGCTCGCGTCGATGCGGACGCAGCTCGAGGTGCTGCTGGCCCACCCCGACCGGCTCGACTGGCGTGCCGCCTGCGAGAACGCGCTGCTCGACGTCACCCGCCTGCAGGACCTCGTCGCCGACCTCGTGCTGCTCGGCAAGCTGGACGCCGGGCCGGAGCGCCTCGAGCCGGTGGCGCTCGCCGAAGTCGTCGAAGCGGCCGTGGCGGGGCACGACGTCCACGTCGAGGTCCGCGGGACGCCGGTCGTGCGCGGCCACCGGTCGCGGCTCGAACGGCTGGTCCGCAACCTCGTCGACAACGCCCGGCGGCACGCCTCGTCCCGCGTCGACGTCGAAGTGTCCGTTGTGGACGGACAGGCCGTGGTGTCGGTCGGCGACGACGGGCCCGGTATCCCCGAAGCCGACCGCGAACGCGTCTTCGACCGCTTCGTCCGCCTCGACGACGGCCGCGCCCGCGACGAGGGCGGCGCCGGGCTGGGCCTGGCGATCGTCGCCGACGTCGCGCGGGCCCACGGCGGCACGGCCGCGGTCGAAAGCGGCAGCCGGTTCGTCGTCCGGTTCCCGGAGCTGAAGACGTCTTAA
- a CDS encoding acyltransferase family protein has product MIISWRPLDHAEYRASSWFPGLTGLRALAALAVVFFHYGGPVVDRLQGWIAVQLFFVLSGFLITTPALREEDRDGRISLRGFYVRRVFRIMPVHFLLLGLTAPAVTLAGTYQSSRLGDAMPCYLTFFNEVVDYNTPYPTSWSLSVEEKFYLGWPALLVLTSFARTGKTALRLLIGAGAVGGVLGVLPLAPSHQWASLTVHYGSLVVGCLLALALHHPRGFAVLRPLTSPAAAVLVALGFCVLQLSVKPLGQALGGYWQFVVPVYAVGAALLLVAVVARGPVRRLLASRPLTFVGHRSYALYLAQTGAAGMTGLLLPTGLAKVVATSAVALLFACGLRRWVELPAVAFGRRLVTGERAPAGGRQGPARVK; this is encoded by the coding sequence ATGATCATCTCTTGGCGGCCCCTCGACCACGCCGAATACCGGGCGTCGTCGTGGTTCCCCGGTCTCACCGGCCTGCGTGCGCTCGCCGCGCTGGCCGTCGTGTTCTTCCACTACGGCGGGCCCGTCGTCGACCGGCTGCAGGGCTGGATCGCCGTCCAGCTGTTCTTCGTGCTGTCCGGCTTCCTCATCACCACGCCGGCCCTGCGCGAAGAGGACCGCGACGGCCGGATCTCGTTGCGCGGCTTCTACGTCCGGCGCGTCTTCCGGATCATGCCGGTGCACTTCCTGCTGCTCGGCCTGACGGCGCCGGCGGTGACGCTCGCCGGGACGTACCAGAGCAGCCGGCTCGGCGACGCGATGCCGTGCTACCTGACCTTCTTCAACGAAGTCGTCGACTACAACACGCCGTACCCGACGTCGTGGTCGCTGAGCGTGGAGGAGAAGTTCTACCTCGGCTGGCCCGCGCTGCTCGTGCTGACGTCGTTCGCCAGGACGGGAAAGACCGCGCTGCGCCTGCTGATCGGCGCGGGCGCGGTGGGTGGCGTGCTCGGCGTGCTGCCGCTCGCGCCGTCGCACCAGTGGGCGAGCCTGACCGTGCACTACGGCTCACTGGTCGTCGGCTGCCTGCTCGCGCTGGCGCTGCACCACCCGCGCGGGTTCGCCGTGCTGCGGCCGCTGACCAGCCCGGCCGCGGCGGTGCTGGTCGCGCTGGGGTTCTGCGTGCTGCAGCTGTCCGTCAAGCCGCTGGGGCAGGCGCTCGGCGGGTACTGGCAGTTCGTCGTCCCGGTCTACGCGGTGGGCGCGGCGCTGCTGCTCGTGGCGGTCGTCGCGCGGGGGCCGGTCCGGCGGCTGCTCGCGAGCCGTCCGCTGACGTTCGTCGGACACCGGTCGTACGCGCTTTACCTCGCCCAGACCGGCGCCGCGGGCATGACCGGGCTCCTGCTGCCGACGGGCCTGGCGAAAGTCGTCGCGACTTCCGCCGTCGCGCTGCTGTTCGCGTGCGGCCTGCGGCGGTGGGTCGAGCTGCCCGCCGTCGCGTTCGGGCGGCGGCTCGTAACAGGGGAGCGGGCCCCTGCCGGAGGACGGCAGGGGCCCGCTCGGGTGAAATAG
- the ald gene encoding alanine dehydrogenase codes for MRIAVPREIKKHEYRVALTPAGVHELVGRGHDVFVETGAGLGSSITDDEYVAAGAKILATAEETWAEGELVLKVKEPIAEEYGRLRRDQVLFTYLHIAADRPLTDALLAAGTTAIAYETVQTANGALPLLAPMSEVAGRLAPQVGAFSLMKPSGGRGVLPGGIPGVHPARVVVIGGGVAGLNAARVALGLGSDVEILDTNVDRLRQIDNDFGGRIRTVTSTRLSVEEAVLQADMVIGAVLVPGAKAPKLVSNDLVARMKAGSVLVDIAIDQGGCFADSRPTTHDDPTYTVHESVFYCVANMPGAVPRTSTYGLTNVTLPYAVQLAEHGWKAALQADAALAKGLNTHDGALTNGPVAVAHDLPHTPLETVLA; via the coding sequence GTGCGTATCGCCGTTCCCCGTGAAATCAAGAAGCACGAGTACCGGGTCGCGCTGACCCCGGCCGGGGTGCACGAGCTGGTCGGCCGCGGGCACGACGTCTTCGTCGAGACCGGTGCCGGTCTCGGTTCGTCCATCACCGACGACGAGTACGTCGCCGCCGGCGCGAAGATCCTGGCCACCGCCGAGGAGACGTGGGCCGAGGGCGAGCTGGTCCTCAAGGTCAAGGAGCCGATCGCCGAGGAGTACGGACGTCTCCGGCGCGACCAGGTCCTCTTCACCTACCTGCACATCGCCGCCGACCGGCCGCTGACCGACGCGCTCCTCGCCGCCGGCACCACCGCGATCGCCTACGAGACCGTGCAGACCGCGAACGGCGCGCTGCCGCTGCTCGCCCCGATGTCCGAGGTCGCGGGCCGGCTGGCCCCGCAGGTCGGCGCGTTCTCGCTGATGAAGCCGAGCGGCGGCCGCGGCGTGCTGCCCGGCGGCATCCCGGGCGTCCACCCGGCGCGCGTCGTGGTGATCGGCGGCGGCGTGGCCGGCCTGAACGCCGCCCGCGTCGCGCTGGGCCTCGGCTCGGACGTCGAGATCCTGGACACCAACGTCGACCGCCTCCGCCAGATCGACAACGACTTCGGCGGCCGCATCCGCACGGTGACGTCGACCCGGCTGTCGGTCGAGGAAGCCGTACTGCAGGCCGACATGGTCATCGGCGCGGTGCTGGTCCCGGGCGCGAAGGCGCCGAAGCTGGTCTCGAACGACCTAGTAGCCCGCATGAAGGCCGGCAGCGTGCTCGTCGACATCGCGATCGACCAGGGCGGCTGCTTCGCCGACTCGCGCCCGACCACGCACGACGACCCCACCTACACCGTCCACGAGTCGGTCTTCTACTGCGTCGCGAACATGCCGGGCGCGGTGCCCCGGACGTCGACCTACGGCCTCACGAACGTCACGCTGCCCTACGCGGTCCAGCTGGCCGAGCACGGCTGGAAGGCCGCGCTGCAGGCGGACGCGGCGCTGGCCAAGGGCCTCAACACGCACGACGGCGCCCTGACGAACGGCCCGGTCGCGGTGGCCCACGACCTCCCGCACACGCCGCTGGAGACCGTGCTCGCCTGA
- a CDS encoding zinc-binding dehydrogenase, with product MRAVWLREFGGPGALEPGDAPDPVPGPGQVLVEVAFANTTFVETQMRAGTGPFRPVLPIVPGNGVGGVISAVGPGADPGLAGLRVVTSTGGSGGYAQRVAVDAAAVFAVPDALALDAAVALLADGRTATGLVHATRVRPGDRVLVEAAAGGVGGLLVQLAKAAGASVVGAAGGPAKVARVVGADVVVDYLAPDWASSVGEVDVVFDGVGGAIGTAAFGLLRPGGRMAVYGLAGGSWADVSEEEAAARDVSVVRSIGSPSDMRAFTESALAEAAAGRLVPVIGQRFPLEKAADAHAAMESRTTVGKTLLVA from the coding sequence ATGAGAGCTGTGTGGTTGCGGGAGTTCGGCGGGCCGGGAGCGCTGGAGCCGGGGGACGCGCCGGACCCGGTCCCCGGGCCCGGGCAGGTGCTGGTGGAGGTGGCGTTCGCGAACACCACGTTCGTCGAGACGCAGATGCGGGCCGGGACGGGACCGTTCCGTCCGGTGTTGCCGATCGTCCCCGGCAACGGCGTCGGCGGCGTGATCAGCGCGGTCGGCCCGGGCGCCGACCCGGGGCTGGCCGGGCTGCGGGTGGTGACGTCGACCGGCGGCTCCGGCGGGTACGCCCAGCGTGTCGCGGTGGACGCGGCGGCGGTGTTCGCGGTGCCGGACGCGCTGGCGCTCGACGCGGCGGTGGCGCTGCTCGCGGACGGCCGGACCGCGACGGGCCTGGTCCATGCGACCAGGGTGCGTCCCGGCGATCGAGTCCTGGTCGAGGCGGCCGCGGGCGGCGTCGGCGGCCTGCTGGTGCAACTGGCGAAGGCGGCGGGCGCTTCGGTGGTCGGCGCGGCGGGTGGGCCGGCGAAGGTGGCCCGCGTGGTGGGGGCCGACGTCGTCGTCGACTACCTGGCGCCGGACTGGGCCTCGTCGGTCGGCGAGGTCGACGTCGTCTTCGACGGCGTCGGAGGAGCGATCGGCACGGCGGCGTTCGGGTTGCTGCGGCCGGGCGGCCGGATGGCGGTGTACGGCCTGGCGGGCGGCTCGTGGGCGGACGTGTCCGAAGAGGAGGCCGCTGCCCGGGACGTCTCGGTGGTGCGCTCGATCGGGAGCCCGTCGGACATGCGGGCGTTCACGGAGTCGGCACTGGCGGAAGCGGCGGCGGGGAGGTTGGTGCCGGTGATCGGACAGCGCTTCCCGCTGGAGAAGGCCGCGGACGCCCACGCGGCCATGGAGTCCCGCACGACGGTGGGCAAGACGCTGCTGGTCGCGTGA